In the genome of Streptomyces lydicus, the window CGCCCCCGGCTGTCGGCGGCGAACCAGCCGAAGCGGTCCACCTACGGCAGGAGATGACCGAGCGCATCATCGCCGGAGGCTGGGTGTCCTCAGACGCGGTCGAAGACGCGCTGAGCACGGTGCCGCGGCACCGGTTCACCCCGGAGAGCCCGTTGCGGCTCGCCTACGACGACGGCCTTGCCATCGTCACCAGCCGGGACGAGTCGGGGGCGGCGGTCAGTTCGGTGAGCGCGCCCTGGCTGCAGGCCGACATGATCGAGAAGCTGCGCCTGGAGCCGGCGACGACGGTGTTCGAGGCCGGCTCCGGCGGCTACAACGCCGAACTGATGGCCCACGTCATCGGCCCGGCCGGGCGCGTGGTCACCATGGACCTCGACCCGTACGTCGTCGAGCGCACCCGGCGGTTCACCGCGGAGGCCGGAAGCGGGCGAGTGACGGTGCTGCTCGGCGACGGCAGCCAGGGCGCGCCCGGGCACATGCCGCGCGGCGGCTTCGACGGCTGCATGATCACCCACAGCTGCTGGGATATCGCGCCGGCGTGGCGAGAACAGCTGGCCGAAGGCCGGTATCTGGTGCTGCCACTGGAGATCCACGGCTACACCCGGGCCATCGCGCTCCAGCGGCACGGAGACGTGCTGCACGCACGGGACTGGACCTACTGCGAGTTCGTCCGCGACCGCGGGGCCGCCGCCCGCACCACCCCGGTCACGAACCTGGCCGGTGGCGAACTCCAGCTGTGCCACGAGGACGGCACTCCCTCGGATCCCGCCGGCCTGGAGGACGCACTGCAAGGCCCGCGACATGAGCTACCCACCGGCGTCACCATTGCGGGAAGGGAGTCCTTCGAGACCCTCCAGCTCTACGCGGCCACCACCCTGCCGGCGTTCTGCCGGCTGGACGACGCCCGGCCGAATGCCCTGGCCGCCCTCCCGTACGGCGCGGAGGCCGCCGCCACGGTCGCGGACGGCTCGCTGGCCTACCTCACTTACGTCCTGGTCAAGGACGCAGAGACGCCTGAAGAGCGCCGCTCCGAGTTCATCGTCCACGCCGTCGGCCCGGCCAGGGCAGAGCTGGCGGAGCGGATGGCCGCCTGCGTACGGTCCTGGGACCAACACGTGCGCGGGGCCGGCTACCCGCAGATGACCGTGCACCCCGCAGGCACCCCCGACCACGAACTCCCCGCCGGGCACGTCCTGGACAAGACCTCCTCCCGCCTCGTCTTCCAGTGGCCGGGCAGCCAGCACCCCGCCACACCGGCCACGGCCGAAGAAGCGGTCCTCGCAGAGGCGGGAGGCAAGCGATGACCACGAGGACCGAGCAGGCGACGCCTCCGTCGACAGAACCCGGCACCGTGGGAGAAGACGTCTGGGAGACGGTCGGTCGCCTTGCCCGTCGCTTCGACGCCCACGACAACGCCGGCGGCCTGGACCAGGCACAGCAGTGGACACTGCAGGTCCTGAAGATTGCCGAGGAGACCGGCGAAGCCTCCCAGGCCGTCATCGGTGCCCGCGGCACCAACCCCCGCAAGGGCGACAGCCACACCTGGCAGGACGTCCACGCCGAGGTCGCAGACGTCATCATCACGGGCATGGTCGCCCTCGCCCGCATGCGCCCCGACGACGCGGAGCAGTATCTCCAACGTCAACTGGCGGCGAAGGCCGTCAAGTTCCTTCCAGCGCCGGCCGCCGACCGTCCATCCCCCACGGAGACAGCATGACTGGAACGTGGCTTCCTCCCGAGCAGTACATCGCGACTCTGCCCAAAGCCACCGTCTACGGGTGCCTGTTCGTCACCGACGAGGCCGACCACCCGATCCAACTGCGTGCTGCACGCAACCCTGACCTGTGGCAGTGGCCCGGCGGCAACATGGACCCGGACGAAACGCCCTGGCAGTGCGCGCTCCGCGAATGCCTCGAAGAAACCGGCTTGCATCTCGCTGTCGAACCGCAGCTGCTGGCCATGCACTTCCTGCCCCCGCTCGGACAGTGGACCACC includes:
- a CDS encoding NUDIX domain-containing protein encodes the protein MTGTWLPPEQYIATLPKATVYGCLFVTDEADHPIQLRAARNPDLWQWPGGNMDPDETPWQCALRECLEETGLHLAVEPQLLAMHFLPPLGQWTTHKIGFIFDGGRLTSKQIDSIVLDPDEHTEVAVKSLDVWKKEMPTHSFDRLQAVARARHTRSVCYLEQTTLP
- the fxlM gene encoding methyltransferase, FxLD system; amino-acid sequence: MPGGRVEAGESFQAAAVRELAEETGLTAAISDAHLLTILHDDRADVRRLSAVVRISAWDGTLGLPEPHRFRRWEWHDLHTLSVLGTLFTPTAHALEAVWPGVLRGLPPVHSYPHAITPPAVGGEPAEAVHLRQEMTERIIAGGWVSSDAVEDALSTVPRHRFTPESPLRLAYDDGLAIVTSRDESGAAVSSVSAPWLQADMIEKLRLEPATTVFEAGSGGYNAELMAHVIGPAGRVVTMDLDPYVVERTRRFTAEAGSGRVTVLLGDGSQGAPGHMPRGGFDGCMITHSCWDIAPAWREQLAEGRYLVLPLEIHGYTRAIALQRHGDVLHARDWTYCEFVRDRGAAARTTPVTNLAGGELQLCHEDGTPSDPAGLEDALQGPRHELPTGVTIAGRESFETLQLYAATTLPAFCRLDDARPNALAALPYGAEAAATVADGSLAYLTYVLVKDAETPEERRSEFIVHAVGPARAELAERMAACVRSWDQHVRGAGYPQMTVHPAGTPDHELPAGHVLDKTSSRLVFQWPGSQHPATPATAEEAVLAEAGGKR
- a CDS encoding MazG-like family protein, translated to MTTRTEQATPPSTEPGTVGEDVWETVGRLARRFDAHDNAGGLDQAQQWTLQVLKIAEETGEASQAVIGARGTNPRKGDSHTWQDVHAEVADVIITGMVALARMRPDDAEQYLQRQLAAKAVKFLPAPAADRPSPTETA